A single genomic interval of Acidobacteriota bacterium harbors:
- a CDS encoding ABC transporter permease, translated as MRRRPGGTALAVTTLALCIGMNVAAFAVAYGVLIRPLPYPDASRLAVLNILFHDGGDLGFSPDALQQCLPRLRTVESAAGYVTTDVTVRSAGRAHVYQAALVTESFFEVLGAPAALGHTRVRLDAPDIVVSSRAAASLIGADLPDAIGSAVSIGDRPHVIGGIVDPAFAFPAEDVSLWLPSPAMTPGTRSQDGGYSKIVARLKPGTTLDQFRDDASRVCLEPSPTGRETVSVAQLGETVVGSTRTLLAGSLVGALLVLVVGCANVTTLFIGRDVSRRRELVTRMAVGASPARLVRGVLVEIALIAGIAALAGSFLGWMTIRVLTAQAADAVAGLRSVHMDAPVLAAIVALTFLTTMLCAIAPAWHATHLEFAPAARGTTESLHAWQVRRILVVAQIAVSCVLLVSAGLLARTVSTLVRADHGFQARGAIAAKLTLSDTGLLDSVEKGAYLRALVARVNTMPGVRYAGIGSNLPPLTAPAMMLVRLVRGDRDESRFLKVGSAGPGYLRALGVKWIAGRDFEDAENRPDAPVVILSESTARFYFPDEDAIGRTITGFPASLGLAGDLRVVGVVRDVKYDGLDTPAGGAIYVPWARLPLGKAYLIVRGDDNVRRLAPMIGESSRQLDASVPVPDVQTLDDVVARSIAARRARALPAIGFGGLGLCVALAGVLATLITLVTERRREMAIRSAIGASPDVLVRTIVGQGLVLIAAGLVVGLGGAALAARALSSLLHGVAPLDPTTFISTALLIGSTATTFAWLAARRVRSVTPMVVLREE; from the coding sequence ATGCGTCGACGACCAGGGGGCACCGCACTGGCTGTCACGACGCTGGCACTGTGCATCGGGATGAACGTCGCGGCATTCGCTGTCGCGTACGGCGTCCTGATTCGGCCGCTTCCGTATCCCGACGCATCGAGACTGGCCGTCCTCAACATCCTCTTCCACGACGGTGGCGATCTCGGCTTCTCTCCAGACGCCCTGCAACAGTGCCTGCCTCGCTTGCGGACGGTGGAGTCCGCCGCCGGCTACGTCACGACAGACGTGACGGTTCGATCCGCAGGTCGGGCCCACGTGTATCAGGCCGCGCTGGTCACCGAGTCGTTCTTCGAGGTCCTCGGCGCGCCTGCCGCACTCGGCCACACTCGCGTTCGGCTCGACGCGCCCGACATCGTCGTCAGTTCGCGCGCGGCGGCGAGTCTCATCGGGGCCGACCTTCCCGACGCGATCGGCAGTGCCGTGTCGATCGGCGATCGGCCGCATGTGATTGGCGGCATCGTCGACCCTGCCTTCGCGTTCCCCGCAGAAGATGTCTCCTTGTGGCTGCCTTCACCGGCGATGACGCCGGGCACGCGCTCGCAGGATGGCGGCTACTCGAAGATCGTCGCGCGCCTGAAGCCGGGTACCACACTCGATCAGTTCCGTGACGATGCCAGTCGCGTCTGCCTCGAGCCGTCGCCGACCGGCCGGGAGACCGTGTCAGTCGCACAACTCGGAGAGACCGTCGTCGGCAGCACTCGTACGCTGCTCGCCGGATCCCTCGTCGGCGCGCTCCTCGTGCTCGTGGTCGGCTGCGCGAACGTGACGACACTGTTCATCGGACGCGACGTCTCTCGTCGTCGCGAACTGGTGACGCGCATGGCCGTCGGTGCGTCGCCCGCCCGGCTCGTGCGCGGCGTCCTCGTCGAGATCGCGCTCATCGCAGGTATCGCCGCACTCGCCGGCTCGTTCCTCGGCTGGATGACCATCCGTGTCCTTACGGCGCAGGCGGCCGATGCCGTGGCCGGACTTCGTTCGGTGCACATGGACGCGCCGGTTCTCGCCGCGATCGTCGCGCTCACGTTCCTGACGACGATGCTCTGCGCCATCGCACCGGCGTGGCACGCGACGCACCTCGAGTTCGCGCCTGCTGCGCGCGGCACCACCGAGTCGCTCCACGCCTGGCAGGTGCGCCGCATCCTCGTCGTGGCGCAGATCGCCGTCTCGTGTGTCCTGCTGGTCAGCGCCGGCCTGCTCGCGCGGACGGTTTCGACGTTGGTCCGCGCCGACCACGGGTTCCAGGCGCGAGGAGCCATCGCCGCGAAGCTCACGCTGTCTGACACGGGACTACTCGATAGCGTCGAGAAGGGCGCGTACCTCCGCGCTCTCGTCGCGCGCGTGAACACGATGCCCGGGGTGCGATACGCCGGCATCGGCAGCAACCTGCCTCCCCTCACGGCACCGGCGATGATGCTGGTTCGCCTGGTGCGCGGCGATCGCGACGAGTCGCGTTTCCTCAAGGTCGGCTCTGCCGGCCCCGGCTATCTGCGCGCACTCGGTGTGAAGTGGATCGCGGGGCGCGATTTCGAAGACGCGGAGAATCGCCCTGACGCACCAGTCGTCATCCTGAGCGAGTCGACGGCCCGGTTCTACTTCCCCGACGAGGACGCGATCGGGCGGACAATCACCGGGTTCCCAGCATCGCTTGGACTCGCGGGCGATCTACGCGTCGTCGGCGTAGTACGCGACGTCAAGTACGACGGACTCGACACACCGGCGGGCGGTGCGATCTACGTACCGTGGGCGCGTCTACCGTTGGGAAAGGCGTATCTGATCGTGCGCGGCGACGACAACGTCCGCCGGCTCGCCCCGATGATCGGCGAGTCGAGCCGGCAACTCGATGCGAGCGTCCCCGTGCCAGACGTACAGACTCTGGATGACGTCGTCGCACGGTCCATTGCCGCTCGTCGGGCTCGCGCGCTGCCGGCAATCGGCTTCGGGGGTCTTGGCCTCTGCGTTGCGCTGGCGGGCGTCCTCGCAACGCTGATAACGCTCGTCACCGAACGACGACGGGAGATGGCCATCCGATCGGCGATCGGCGCCTCGCCTGATGTCCTCGTTCGAACCATCGTCGGTCAGGGGCTCGTGCTCATCGCGGCCGGACTCGTCGTCGGCCTCGGCGGAGCCGCACTCGCCGCTCGCGCACTATCGTCGCTGCTCCATGGTGTGGCCCCGCTCGATCCGACGACGTTCATCAGCACGGCACTGCTCATCGGCAGTACCGCGACGACCTTCGCGTGGCTGGCCGCCCGGCGCGTCCGCAGCGTGACTCCGATGGTGGTGTTGAGAGAGGAATGA
- a CDS encoding DUF86 domain-containing protein has translation MIEACRRVMQYTESLDRTQLASGTVAHGYLGIDDDIVWSIVVEEVPTLLPRLVALRARL, from the coding sequence ATGATCGAGGCGTGCCGCCGTGTCATGCAGTACACGGAGAGCCTCGACAGGACGCAGTTGGCGTCGGGCACGGTGGCGCACGGATACCTCGGCATCGACGACGACATCGTCTGGAGCATCGTGGTGGAAGAAGTGCCGACGTTGCTGCCGCGACTGGTGGCACTACGCGCCAGACTCTGA
- a CDS encoding nucleotidyltransferase family protein translates to MTLNAVAEAVHQLEPRLKTEFRVAALYVFGSVARGEAQANSDIDVLVEFDGPPTFARFMDLKALLEDTLGTHVDLVTRAALRSQLRPRIEAEARRVA, encoded by the coding sequence ATGACCCTGAACGCCGTTGCCGAAGCCGTCCACCAGCTGGAGCCTCGACTCAAGACCGAGTTCAGAGTCGCGGCCTTGTACGTTTTCGGTTCAGTCGCACGTGGCGAGGCACAGGCCAACAGTGACATCGATGTGCTCGTCGAGTTCGACGGACCGCCGACCTTCGCCAGGTTCATGGACCTCAAGGCGCTGCTGGAAGACACGTTGGGCACGCATGTGGATCTGGTGACCCGTGCGGCGCTCCGCTCGCAACTGAGACCCCGCATCGAAGCCGAAGCCCGCCGTGTCGCGTGA
- a CDS encoding sugar phosphate isomerase/epimerase, whose translation MQVKNVPELRGFLDQLGVNVIQIACGDPHHASWDEGDDMPAAALAAGFDIHAAMVGFPGEDYTTPDTIKATGGFGDPATRAARLETLKWALARTTALGVDRLTMHGGFIPDPGDEGRKGFLDTLGEAAALAKVHGVTLGLETGQETADLLRRTLDDLQCDNVKVNFDPANMLLYDMGDPIRAVEILGPDIATVHCKDALRPTTPGTWGQEVPLGEGAVNMALFIETLKKVGFAGPLVIEREVGDQQGRLADCAHGIRVLRDILGE comes from the coding sequence TTGCAGGTCAAGAACGTGCCCGAACTACGCGGTTTCCTGGACCAGCTCGGCGTGAACGTGATCCAGATCGCGTGCGGGGATCCCCACCACGCGTCCTGGGACGAGGGCGACGACATGCCGGCGGCGGCGCTTGCCGCCGGGTTCGACATCCACGCGGCGATGGTCGGGTTCCCGGGCGAGGACTACACCACACCCGACACGATCAAGGCGACGGGCGGCTTCGGCGATCCGGCGACGCGCGCGGCGCGGCTCGAGACGCTGAAGTGGGCGCTGGCGCGCACGACCGCGCTGGGTGTCGATCGCCTGACCATGCACGGCGGCTTCATCCCCGACCCCGGTGACGAGGGGCGGAAGGGCTTCCTCGACACGCTCGGCGAGGCCGCGGCGCTCGCCAAGGTGCACGGAGTCACGCTCGGCCTCGAGACCGGCCAGGAGACGGCCGACCTGCTGCGTCGCACGCTCGACGACCTGCAGTGCGACAACGTCAAGGTCAACTTCGACCCCGCCAACATGCTGCTCTACGACATGGGCGACCCGATCCGCGCCGTCGAGATCCTCGGACCCGATATCGCGACGGTCCACTGCAAGGACGCCTTGCGCCCGACGACGCCGGGGACGTGGGGCCAGGAGGTGCCGCTCGGCGAGGGCGCGGTCAACATGGCGCTGTTCATCGAGACGCTGAAGAAGGTCGGCTTCGCCGGGCCGCTCGTGATCGAGCGTGAGGTGGGCGACCAGCAGGGGCGGCTCGCCGACTGCGCGCACGGGATCCGCGTCCTGCGCGACATCCTCGGTGAATAA